The sequence TGTCAACCGTTTAATGACCGGTCAGTCAAAAAAAAATCCCGACACGCTCGTGGCCTTCAGCCGTTGCTGCGTCGAGAAAGAGGTTCTATGGAAAACAGCGGTTGGGGTCAAGGGGTTTTTGAATTATTTGTGGTATATTTGAGAATTAATTTACACTCATATGAAGTAAATGGCTTAGTGATGCTGGTTAAGAGGGTTAAAGTTATATATTTCAAAATTTCACTAACAACCTATTGCCAATCCACCTATAGTATACATATTAAGATTCCTGCCTTTAAACGCTTAACCAATCAGGCTTACCGACCTATTATGAAGTTTAAAACTCTCAATGCCCATCAGGCCCACATCAAACACGGACTGAAAACCGGAATTGCCGCAGTTCTCGCCTATATCGTTGCGGATCTGTGCAGTTTAAAGTTCGGATACTGGGCCGCCCTTTCTGCGGTCATTGTCATGCAGATCAACGTTGCTGATTCCATTAAGATGTGCTGGTATCGCTTTTCCGGCACTGCTATCGGCGCATTTATCGGCGTCTTGTGCATTCTGGCCTTCCCGGAAACTCCGCATATGACCATGCTTGCTCTTTTCGTTTCGGTAGGTTTTTGCGCTTACATGACTCGCTATAACAACCGCTACAAAATGGCCGCCATAACGACTACCATCGTAACTTTAGCCAGCCTCGGTGAACCTAATCGTGTTGAATTCGGCCTATTCAGAGTACTCGAAATCGGAATTGGAGTTGGGAGTGCCTTTGTAACCAGTATCGCACTCTGGCCCATGCGCGCCTCTGAGACGTTAAAAAAAGAGCTTTTCAATCAATTCGAAGAATGTGCAGCAAACTATGAAACCCTGATGGATGGTTTCCTTGATAAACAGAGCTGCCTGATCCCCAGCGCGCTTGAAGCTTTTAACAGCAGGCTGACCAAAAATCGTGAAACATATGCCAAGGTAATCCGCCTCGAACGCTTCATATACATAGAAGATACCCAGTTACTAGGCATGAAAGTGGAAATCCTAGAGAAATGTGCCTCACACCTACGGGCAATGCTCCATGCTCTGAGCCATGTTCACGGCGAAGGCTATCATATAATAATGGAAGATGAGCTTCGACTGCTTGCAAAAGTCACCTCACAGGCCATGCGCGATATCGGCTCAAAGAGAATCCCAGACGAGCAATCGCTGCATGATGCCCTTGTTGCCTCTCAAAAGAAACTGGAAACCTTGCGCAATGAGGGAGCGACCCGCAGATTCTATTTACAAAAAATGATCCAATTCTTTGCCTTTTACCACAGTGCCCAGTTTATCTGTGAAGACCTGCTGCGCTACGCTCGGGAAAGAAAAAGAATCAACTCTAAACTTACTAAGAATCAGTAAACACCTGCCAGACTTAAAAGCAATTTATCCGCTTCAGGCTTATCATGTTTGTGGGTCATGAGCAGTTCACGCACGCTGACTTTCTTTCCGTAGTAACGTTTATTAAAATCATTACTGACCATGAAAGCCCCGGTGCGATAGGTCATGCCGCCATAAGCCCCGCCCTGATCCACCAGCAGCAGGATATTTCCTTCAGCATCGAAAGTTCCCCGGTTACTGCGGTCGGCAGTATGCCCAACAGCGATGTCTGCGCCCAGCGAAAGATCAATCTTCCCACCGAGAGCGTCTTCCAATGCTTGATCATCCATAAGAAAAACCAGCAGAGTCTTGCCTTCTACTCCACCCTGCAAGCCGATATCGATCCCGACCATATTAAAAAAGGCAGGACCATTCCAGAATCCGGTCTCATCCTTGGCGCAAAGAACTCCGGGCCCAACCTCAGCACCGATCATAAAAGCAGCTTTATATACATCAGGGAAAATGAAAACAGCTCTAGCGTCTTCCAGCAAATGATCAATATGAGACAGGCTGTCTTTGGTTCGCATATGATTAAGTGCGCAGACAGATGAATCGACAATACGCTGCGTCACCCTTGAAGAATTGCTGACACAAGGATTGCCAACAAACTGCTTCACCGGAGTGCAGGAACAGGCTATAAAAAATGTAAGTCCCAGCAAGGCTGCTGATATCAATTTGTTCATATCCCTATTCTAACCCCAGATGATTCAAATCATCAACCGCATACAGTTACCCTTCATCCCCACTTTTCAATAAAATTTACAAATGATAAAAAATGTCATGTCAAAGTCAACAAAACATGTTTAGTAAAGATTAACGAAACACATTTAAGGGAAAATATATGTCTATAATTCTGCAACCATACAATGAAAGGATGATGGAAGTCCTGCTTTACATCCAGCGCAATCTGGATGGGGATCTTTCCCCGGAGACACTGGCTGAGCAAGCCTGCTTTTCTGTTGCCCATTTTCATCGTATATTCAAGGGTATGGTCGGTGAAAACCTGAAGGAACACGTCCGCCGGTTGCGTCTTGAACGCGCTGCCTATCGACTTTGCTACACGGATAGCCCGGTTATGGAAATTGCTCTTGATGCCGGATTTGAATCTCCGGAAACATTCAGCAGAGCCTTCAAGAAAAGATTTATGGCCCCGCCAAGTGATTTCAGAAACAATTCGCGAGAAATGTTTGCTCCCGGCAATGACGGAAAAATCCACTACCGCCCGGAACCTAGCGTTAAAGGAATTAAACTGGGTGCTTCCCCGATCGCCTGTAAAGCTGATGTACGTATTCGGGAAGATGTGCGGGTTATTTTCATCCGCCACTTGGGTCGTTATTTTGATGTTGAAAAAGCATGGGAAAAGCTTTGCGGCTGGGGTTACGGAAACGGCCTGCTCTCCGAAGAAACGGAATTTCTGGGAATCTGCTACGATCACCCGGATATCACCCCGGAAGGTAAGATCCGTTATGATGCCTGCTTCACTATTTCACAAGAAGTTGAACCAGCCCCCGATATGGGAGTTCAGGTAATTCCCGGCGGAAAATTCGCAGTTACAACTCATTACGGCCCATATGACGGTCTGCTCGAAACCTATAGGGAATTTTACGGAAACTGGATTCCAAACAATGGATACAAGCTAAACGAAAATGTCCCTTCGTTTGAAAAATACATAAAGGCTCCACCGGATGTCCCGCTCGAAGAAGCGGTTACAGAAATCTGGCTGGCCATTTATTAATACAAAACATGGAGTGTTTAAAAATGGACGTACAAATCTGGACTCTTGATCCTGCAAAAATGGCTTACACTGAACACGTTGGACCATATGAAGAGGTAGGCAAAGCTTGGGAAAAGCTTTGTGGATGGGCTGGTCCCGCTGGGATGTTCACCCCTAAAACCAGATTCTACGGAGTTTATCATGATGATCCGGGACAGGTTCCAGCGGCAGAACTGCGCTCAGAAGCCTGCATAACCATAGAAAATGAAAGCAATGCTCCTGCTGAAATCAAATTTAAAGATTTCCCCGGTGGAAAATATGCTGTCACCACCCACCTCGGTCCTTACGAGAAACTCAAAGATTCGTGGACCGAATTCTACGAAAAATGGCTCCCGCAAAGCGGTGAAACCCACGCGGAAGCACCCTGCTACGAGCAATATATGAATGATCCCACCAACACAAAACCGGAACATTTGGTAACTGTACTGCTCATGCCGCTTAAGTAAGAATTAAAAAACGCGCCGCGCTTCCATATTAATGGAAGCGCGGCGCAAAACTTTCTTAGCCAGATTAATACCCAACAATCATGACTTTGTTTTCCAGCATCATGGGAATCCACAGCCTTTTTCCTTTCTGATCCAAATAGAAATCAGCAGGACCACCAATTTTCTCACCAAGATCAAGAGTGGAAAGTTCTCCTGTTTCAGCGTCTTGCCTGATTAAAACACCCTCTTTTTTAAAATCAACCCAGTCGGAAAAAATGATATTTCCTTCATGATATACCATTCCGTCATACAATCCATTTCTCGGACTGATCTTCTCAAAGTAAAATCTATTCCCATCAATGCGCCCTTTACCCACAATCCCATTGGTTTTGTGGTCCTTGCCGAACGAACAAAGATAAATTGTTCCGGTCTTGGAATCATACGAAAGACCATTAGGGCCGAAAAGATCGGTGTCGCATTCAAGTTTGATAACAGTTGGATTGGATGAGGCGTCGACAACAAAAAGATCACCTGTATCCATTGCGGAAATAAGCAATTTATCGTCATCAATGACAGTTATACCATTCAGAAACGAAGTCCCTTCGGCGGAAAAATCCTGATCTACAACCTGTTTTCCATCTGCCACGGAGTAACCTTTAAGATGATCAATATCATTAACGTAAAGGATTCCGTTTAAAACCGTCATTCCCTTGGGTGCGTTCAGACCGCTGATATATTTTCTCTCCAACACATCGCCTTCAGCTGATAACCGAGAAATGTAACCGTCGCCGTCCTTGTCCATTGGCTTAAGTTTCTCCCCCACATTTGAAACATAAAAATATGTTCCGTCAGAGGTTACACTCTCAGGTGCCGAAAAACCGTCCACTTTAATAGTTTGTGTTGAGCAGGCTACAAGCTGCAAGACCATAAAAAGACAAATTGCGATGATTGAATATTTACGCATGAACATTCTCCTTGTTCTGTTTGAAGAAGAAGCTAGCGCAAAAAGTAGGACAGGACTTGCGATTAAAGACCAGATTTTGCTGAATTCAGTTCAATTCGATATTCACGGGGAGTGACTCCGTAATTTTTCCGAAAAAGAGTGCTGAAATGAGACAAACTTTCGTAGCCTGATTCATAAGAAATTTCGGTGATACTTTTATCGGAATTACGAATCAACTGTTCAGCCCAAGACATACGGCGTTCACGAATCCAACGTGCTGGTGTTGTATTATATATTTTCTTAAATTCGCGTTTAAAGGACGAAAGGCTGCGTCCGGACAGCTCCGCAATGGTTTCAAGGCTTATATTCTTATTGAAATATTGCTCCATAAGAGCAGGCAAGTCTGCCCTGCCCACATCCCTGCATGAAATCAAAAAGCTGAGAAATTCATCATTACCCGGAGTGGTACATATATAATGCAGTAACTCCTGAACCTTCAGCCGCAAAAAATCATTATTCTTACCCAGCGGAGAATCAAACAAAGACAGCATAGACGCCAAGTAGATACCGACCTGATCTGCCACTTTTATATTAAAAGCAGACCGCTCAGGGCTTGTAGAGTTAGTCTTTTTTACAGAAAGTTGGCTCACAAAACTAGCGAATATTGGGTCATCAAAAAAGAAAAGAACAGTATCAAATGTCCCGCCATTTTCCGGGATCATCTCAGACATAATGTGGCAACCCTTACAGCAGAAGAAAGCTTCCCCTTTGCGGATCACCATATCCCCGTCAGCAGAATGAATATGTTTTGTACCCTCAAGGACAAAAACAAGAGAGTGCTGCGAAACACATACTTCATGACGAATTTCCGAGCTTCTGCTCTGAAATTGCACAAAAGTAATGCCATCCACAGTGATGTCAGCAAATTTCGGGGAATTTTGGATAAAACGAGGGATTGTTAGCATAGGGGAAAAGGGGCCGCTCAAGGCGACCCCATGATTAATTATTAGAATTCCAGATTCTTGGGAGTTCTCGGAAAAGGAATAACGTCACGGATGTTGGTGACTCCGGTGAGCAGCATGAGCATGCGTTCGAAGCCCATACCGAACCCTGCGTGGGGCGCGGTTCCGAAACGGCGGGTATCGAGATACCACCAGTATTCTTCGGAATCCATACCGGTTTCAGCAATCCTGCTTTCCAGAACATCAAGCCTTTCCTCACGCTGTGAACCTCCGACCAGCTCCCCGATTCTGGGAACAAGCAGATCCATGGCGGCCACGGTCTTGCCGTCATCATTCACACGCATGTAGAATGGTTTGATTTCTCTGGGGTAATCGTAAACGATGACCGGCTTTTTGAAATGCTTCTCAGTGAGATACCTTTCATGCTCGGTCTGCAAATCCTGACCGTACTCAGGATAAAATTCGAATTTCTTGGCTTTCTTACAACGCTGAAGCAAATTCACAGCATCAGTATATGTGATGCGCTCAAACTCATTATCAAGGGTATTACGCAAGGTATCCATCAAAGTTTTATCCACAAATTTAGCGAATAATTCGATGTCATCTGCACATTTATCAAGAACATGATTGATGAGATATTTGACCATCTCCTCGCCAAGATCCATGTTATCATTAAGATCGGCGAAAGCAACTTCAGGTTCAATCATCCAGAACTCGGCAGCATGACGCGGAGTATTGGACTTTTCAGCACGGAAAGTAGGTCCGAAAGTATACACCTGTCCGAGTGAAAGAGCATACATTTCAGCATCCAGTTGACCGGAAACAGTCAGGTGTGCCTCTTTACCAAAGAAGTCATTGGCTGCCTGATCTTCTTTTTTCATGGAAGAAAGAGAATCGTGATCAAGAGAAGTAACCCGGAACATTTCACCAGCACCTTCACAATCGGACCCGGTAATGATCGGGGTATGTACGTAAAAGAAACCCTTATCGCGGAAAAATTTATGAATTGCGTAAGAAAGTTCGGAACGAATGCGGAACATTGCCCCGAATTTGTTGGAACGGGGGCGCAGATGTGCAATAGACCGCAAAAACTCATCAGAGTGACGTTTTTTCTGGAGCGGGAAAGTTTCAGGATCAGCAAATCCGATCAGTTCAATGGACTTACCGCGAACTTCCCACTTCTGACCCTTGCCGGGAGATTCAACCAGCTCACCAGTAACTCCCACTGACGCCCCGGTGGATATCTTCTCAAGCTCAGCTTCTATTTCCGGGGTGTGGTCGATGATTACCTGTACATTTTTCAAACAGGAACCATCGTTAACTTCCAGAAATGAAAAGCCTTTATTGTCACGCTTGGTGCGGACCCAGCCCTTAACCAGAACTTCAGCGGTTGCACTTTCCGCGTTCAAAATATCTTTTACGCATGTTCTTCTCATAAATTGTCTCCAATCACTTGGTTTAGCGCAGATAATTGCACTTCGCGTAAGATGTAGCTGCTAGTCGGGTAAATTTCAACCAACTTATGCATCATTAATATATATAGCAGAAACACACACTGACGAGCTAAATGGAACAACCAACTTTTTATTAATTAATTTTATCAATTTTATTTCATTTTCTACTTGCATTCCTTAATAGGAATCGTTATTAATTATTTCAACGAAACGGTACAAAGTTTTTAAACAATAAATTCAGATTCAAATTGAACAACAAGGAGAACTCCAATGACTAAGACACTTGAAAATCTCAAAGCAGCTTTTGCAGGCGAATCTCAGGCTAACCGTAAATACCTCGCTTTTGCAGAGAAAGCTGAATCCGAAGGTAAGCCCGGCGTAGCAAAACTTTTCCGTGCAGCCGCAGCAGCAGAAACCATTCACGCTCACGCTCACTTACGCCTTATGAAAGGTATTGGTTCCACTGAAGAAAACCTGAAACAGGCTATCGAAGGCGAAAGCTACGAATTCGAATCCATGTATCCTGAGATGATGGAAGATGCCAAAGCTGAAGGTGAAAATGCAGTACTGCGCTACTTCGGATTTGCCAACGAAGCAGAAAAAATTCACGCCAGCCTCTACACCGAGGCACTTGATGCTGACAGCGATGTGTTCGCAGAAGCAGAATTCCACATCTGTTCCGTATGCGGCCACACCCAGAACGGCGCAGCAACTGAAAAGTGTCCCATCTGTGGAGCAGCCCCCAAGGCTTACCAGAAAGTAGATTAACCCCTACCTATTTTCTCAGCCACCTCTCAGGCCCCGCACGCATCTAATGCGCGCGGGGCTTTTTTGATCATATAGACATCTTCCACTGGACGAATCCGAATCAATAACTATTGTTAAGCTGACGCCGAAAAGAGCTTAAACCGGATAGTTGCGCATCCGGGATTACTAAGCTATCTTCGCCTGTTCAAAATAGACTGCAAAGGGGATTTCAATGGGATTCTTTTCTAAAGTAAAAAAGATGTGGAGTAGCCCGGAAGATAGGGCCGAACAAGCACTTAAAGATTATCTCGGCGATGATTACGAGTCGCAAGAAGAAGTAGAAGAGCCGGAGATTAAAGCTCAACCGGAACCGGAGCCCGCTCCCGAACCTGAACCGACTCCTGAGCCGGAGCCTGTTGAACCGGAAGTTGTTGAAACCAAGGTTGAAACAGAACCGCAGCCTGCTGCTGAAGCTCAGCCGGAACAGGTTATAGAGACAGCAGAAATCCCGGAAGAAGAGCCGATTATTGATGAGCCTGCCACCGAACCCGAAGTTGTGGCCGAGCCTGAAATTTTATTTGAAGAACCTGCTCCAGAGCCGGAGCCGGAAGTTGCCGAGGAAACTCGTGTTGCAGAAGTGGAACCGGAACCAATTGCCGAGCCTGAGCAGGAAGTCATCGAAGAAACTCCTGCCGTTGAAATGGAACCGGAACCAGTTGCCGAACCCGAGCAGGAAATTATCGAAAAAACTCCAGCACCCGCCGGACCGACCATCCTTGAACCGGTTATGGAAACTGAAGCTCAGCCTGCTGAGGATAAGCCGCAGTGGCAAATCGAGCTGACCAAATCTTTACAGCAGGCCGAACCGCGCCTTTCCGTATGGCTGGGACTGATCCTCGAAGACATTGAGGAAGCCGGGGACGATCTCTGGGATCGCCTTTCTTTCCTGCTGGATGCACTTGAGGCCCCAAAGAAAGAGGCCGAAGATTTCATCATCCGCTTCAAAGACTGGCTCGAAGACATGGATTACGAGTATGTGGATGATTTCCGCTCCGAACTCCAGTACCGTCTTGCGCTGGCTCTTGAACTTGAAGATGAGGAAGATGAACGCAGTCGTTTGTTCATCAAGCTTTCCGAAGGTCTTAACAAGACCCGCGAGCAGATCACCAAGCGCATCGATTCCATGCTTTCCAGCCACACCGCCTTTGATGATGATTTCTGGGAAGAATTCGAAGAAATCCTGATCATGGCTGATGTTGGTTACGATGCTTCCATGGAACTTGTAGAACGCATGAAAGAACGTATCCGCAAAGCCGGGGAAACCAACCCCGAGAATTTTAAAGACCTGCTGCGTGATGAACTGGACGAAATTTTCAAAGTTCCCAAACGCATCAAGGCATTCAACCCGCCGGAAGTCGTCATGATGATCGGCGTGAACGGCGTTGGTAAAACCACTACCATCGCAAAACTGGCTCACCGCGCTCAGATGCAGGGCCGCAAGGTGCTCATCGTTGCCGGTGATACCTTCCGCGCTGCCGCCATCGGCCAGCTCGAAGTCTGGGCCCGCCGCGTAGGTGCCGGATTCTACGCCAAGGAAGAAGGTTCCGATCCAGCAGCCGTAGCATTCGAAGCCATCGACTACGCAGTCAAAAACGGCTACGACCTCATGCTGCTTGATACTGCCGGACGTCTGCACAACAAAGCCAACCTTATGGAAGAGTTGCTTAAAATCCGCAGGGTCCTCGGCAAGAAGCACGATGAAGCACCGCACCGCAGCGTGCTGGTCATCGATGCCACCACCGGACAGAATGCCCTCTCGCAGACCAAGATATTCAACGAGGAAATCGGCGTTGATGAACTGATCCTGACCAAGCTGGACGGCACAGCCAAAGGCGGAGTCATGATCTCAGTGACCATGCAACACAAGCTGCCCATCACCTACATAGGTTTGGGCGAAAAAATGGAAGACCTCAGACCGTTTAACGGCGAGGACTTTGCTAAGGCTTTGTTGCTGTCTTAGGAATTTAGATAATATAAAATTGAAAATCCCGTCCGGCTTGTTGAGCTGGACGGGATTTTTAATAATTATAACAGCGAGGACTTGCTTAAAAAATCAACTTTTCTTATCCTCAGAAGTAACTGTAAGACTATCACTTCCGAGGACAAAATGCATAAAGTCATCATTCTTTTTTTGCTATTATTCACAATCTTATTCACACCAGCCTTCGCAAGGGACACCTATATAATAGGTATACCTTACCTCAATACCCAAAAAACATCTACTCCCAAAGTAGAAGGGCTTATCAACGAAATATATTCTCGGGCTAATTTATCTGTAGAATTTAAATATTTCCCTGGCATTCGTGACCTCAAATCAGCTGACAGCGGGATTACAGACGGTTCCGCCATCCGTACACTTTATGTTATTGCCCAATACCCTAATCTCACAAACGTACCCACTCCGATGATGAAAGAAACAATATCTGCATTCAGTAAAAACCCTGAACTCGTCATTGCCGCTCCTGAAGACATCCGAGACCTCACTGTCGGCGTAATGCGTGGATCACTCAGCCCAACCAATCTGGCCCATAAATATGCCAAAAAAGTTCAAATGGTTGATTCTTACAAAAGCCTCCTAACCTTGGTTGAAAAAGGAAGGGTGGATGCTGTTATCATGCTGCGGTCGGTAGCAAAACAGACGATAAAAAAACTTAAGATACAAGGGCTGACCGAGTCCGCTCCTCTGATCACCAAGAAGCTGTATCACATTGTAAACAAAAAACATGCCCATACCCTGAACCCGAAATTGGATAAGGCCATCAAGGAACTGCTCCGAGACGGAACCATCAAAAAATTTACAGAAGAACAGGGCATAAGCCCCAAATAAGATACAAACCCTACTTCCACCCACTCTCACAAACCGCCTCAAATCCCGGAAAAATTATCTTCCGGTGATGCAGATACATCCTATCCGCTCCATCTTCGCGACCATAAAGAGAATCACCAACAATAGGAAATCCCTCATGGGCGAGATGCGCCCGGATCTGATGACGAGAGCCTTTGGCGATGCGCACTTCAATAAGTGATGTGCCATCTTCATATTTTTCAATCAGCTCTACGTTGGACCAACGTTCCGGCGCCCCCTCCTCATCAAGCACTTTTGTGCGCTTGCGCTCTACGGTATCAAGCAGATTTTTGCAGATTAATAATTCATCCGGGATTCCATGCACTTTGGCGTGGTATATTTTATCAACCTTGCCGGAATCCTCGTATGCGCGAAATTCATTTTCCCGCTCCACACCAAAAGCAACCAACAACATCCCTGAGGTAAGAAAGTCCAGCCTGTTAGCCAGAATAGGGTCCTGCCCCGGAAAAATTCCTGCAAGGCATTCCTCAACTGACGGTGCCGGGCTTCCGGCAATTGCCGCAGAATGAATACCTTCAGGCTTGTAAACAACACCGAACCCATCGGCCTGCTTGACCACCTTTACCTGTGACAGAATCTCCACATCGCAAGAGCGGTTCTCAGCTTCAAACAGGACTACTTCCGCACCGGAAAACATCTTCAATCCGGAACGGCAGCTGCGACCGTTGACGGTAACGCATCCGCTTTCAATAAGCCGCCTGCGCTCACGGAGTCCGCTTTCAGGAAGCAGCTTGAGCATAAATTTATCCAGCCGCTGACCTTCGTCGCTATCTTCTGCTATTCTTTTGTCAATTTCATTCAATTTATTATCTTCCATTTCTGTTAACTGATTACCATTCCAATTTATCCAACAGGGTTTACGCTGCAAGGGAAACAGCATACAACTCACTAAGCGCAATGAATTTTGTTCAACCTGCCGTTTTTACAGCAAGTACCCACTTCTAAGCTGACAAACGGTCTTAATCAACCTTTTCCCAGTATAACAGGATTTGCCGTGAATATTAAAGGCTGTATTTTCGTCATCTGTGCTGCAATCATGTGGGGCCTGATCGGCCCTATTTCCAAGTTCCCCATTGCACAGGGAGTCGCACCACTTGAGAACGCCTTCTGGCGGGCAATTTTCGCATGGATGCTCTTTGCTGTCCATGCCTGCCGTATCCGGGCCATAAAAATTGACCTCAAAGATCTGCCCCAGATTCTAGGTTTCGGCTTTGTGGGCGTGACTATATTTTACGGTTCCTACCAGTTGGCGGTGCAGGATGTGGGTGCGGCTCTGGCATCGGTTCTGCTTTACACAGCCCCGGCATGGGTCGCCTTCATGTCCTGGCTGCTGCTAGGTGAAAAAATGACTCTAGTCAAGATTTCCGCAATGCTGATAACCATCAGCGGAGTAGCCTGCGTATCTCTCGGACCCCAAATTTTCGGAACCGGGACGGAAATGACCTTCACCTGGCCGGGAATCGTCTTCGGTCTAACTTCCGGGTTCACCTACGCCCTCTACTACATATATGGTAAAACCATCTTCGCACGCTACACCACACCGACAATATTTCTCTATGCCCTGCCCGTGGGCGCACTCTGTCTGTTGCCGTTCTTTGAGTTCACCCCCAAGACCGGCACATCATGGATGAGCCTGATCGCGCTGGCCCTGATCTGCACCTACGGCGCATACTCTATTTACTACGCAGGTCTCAAATGGCTGGAACCAACCTCCGCCTCGGTAATCGCTACCATCGAACCGGTAATCGCCGCCATTCTCGCATGGCTGTGGTGGAACGAAAGCTTCGACTGGACCGGATACATCGGCAGTGCGCTGATTATCTCTGCTGTATTAATGATTGTAATGGAAAATAAAATTATCGCATTTTTTGCCTCCGGAGCTCAAAAAGTAAATGCTAAAACAAGTTAAGGCTTCTGCCGGGTCTGGTAAGACCTACGAACTTACAGCCCGCTTCCTGTCCCTCTTAGCGGGCGCGCAGGAAGAAGATTCTATCCCGGTCTGTAAAAGCTCACAGGGAAAGGGTTACTGCTGGCCAGAAATCATGGCTGTTACCTTCACCAATAAGGCTGCGGCAGAGATGAAAGAACGCGTCATCCGTTCCCTGAAAAACCGTGCTCTGGATATTGAAGGCGACGGACTGGGCGCGGACTGGAAACCTCTGGACGCTAAAAAACAACTCATCCCCATCCTTCAAAGATATAACCGACTGAATATCCGCACCATCGACAGTTTGCTGAACCTGCTGGTGCGCATCTTCGCCCTTGAACTGGGACTAAGCCCGGAATTCGAACTGCTATTTGAACCCCAAGCCCTGTTCGAACCGAACTTCAACAAATTTCTAGCCCAATGCGAAGAAGGCGACCTGCTGCGCAAGGAACTGCTGGATGATGCAGTGGACAGCCTCGTGCTCAAAGAAGAAAAGCAAGGTTTCTGGCTTTCCGAACAGATGCGTATGCGCCTGCTTTCCATCCTGACCCACGTTATCGACCACCCCGCGGAGAGGCTTACGGATCAGGAAGCAATAGCCGGACTGCTGCAAATGGAATTCGATGCATTCCAAAAAGCTGTGCGCGACCTGTCGGCACTCATTGATACAGACAAACTGGCGGCTTCAGCCCATCTGAATAAATATCTGGCCCACGCTGCCAAGATCGATTTCATGGACCTGCCCAAAGAATCGACCATGGTTGCCAAGGACAGCTTTGAGGATTGCGTTAATAAAAAATCCAAAGGTGACATTGGTTCCTATCATGAGAAAGTTTATGGGGACCTGAAACAAGCCCATGAAATTTACCGCGACAAGGCCACCATCCTGCGCGGGGCCTATGCACTGGCTCCGTTCGTCCGCATTGTAGAGGAAATCCGGGCCGACATCATTGAATACCAAACCCGCAACGGAATGCTGCTCAGTGCGGACCTGCCCAAGGTGGCAAGTTACGTGCTTCAAGGCGGCAGTGCCCTGCCTGATGCATTTTGCCGCATGGGTTCCCGGTTG is a genomic window of Marinifilum sp. JC120 containing:
- the ftsY gene encoding signal recognition particle-docking protein FtsY, yielding MGFFSKVKKMWSSPEDRAEQALKDYLGDDYESQEEVEEPEIKAQPEPEPAPEPEPTPEPEPVEPEVVETKVETEPQPAAEAQPEQVIETAEIPEEEPIIDEPATEPEVVAEPEILFEEPAPEPEPEVAEETRVAEVEPEPIAEPEQEVIEETPAVEMEPEPVAEPEQEIIEKTPAPAGPTILEPVMETEAQPAEDKPQWQIELTKSLQQAEPRLSVWLGLILEDIEEAGDDLWDRLSFLLDALEAPKKEAEDFIIRFKDWLEDMDYEYVDDFRSELQYRLALALELEDEEDERSRLFIKLSEGLNKTREQITKRIDSMLSSHTAFDDDFWEEFEEILIMADVGYDASMELVERMKERIRKAGETNPENFKDLLRDELDEIFKVPKRIKAFNPPEVVMMIGVNGVGKTTTIAKLAHRAQMQGRKVLIVAGDTFRAAAIGQLEVWARRVGAGFYAKEEGSDPAAVAFEAIDYAVKNGYDLMLLDTAGRLHNKANLMEELLKIRRVLGKKHDEAPHRSVLVIDATTGQNALSQTKIFNEEIGVDELILTKLDGTAKGGVMISVTMQHKLPITYIGLGEKMEDLRPFNGEDFAKALLLS
- a CDS encoding RluA family pseudouridine synthase codes for the protein MLFPLQRKPCWINWNGNQLTEMEDNKLNEIDKRIAEDSDEGQRLDKFMLKLLPESGLRERRRLIESGCVTVNGRSCRSGLKMFSGAEVVLFEAENRSCDVEILSQVKVVKQADGFGVVYKPEGIHSAAIAGSPAPSVEECLAGIFPGQDPILANRLDFLTSGMLLVAFGVERENEFRAYEDSGKVDKIYHAKVHGIPDELLICKNLLDTVERKRTKVLDEEGAPERWSNVELIEKYEDGTSLIEVRIAKGSRHQIRAHLAHEGFPIVGDSLYGREDGADRMYLHHRKIIFPGFEAVCESGWK
- a CDS encoding EamA/RhaT family transporter; amino-acid sequence: MNIKGCIFVICAAIMWGLIGPISKFPIAQGVAPLENAFWRAIFAWMLFAVHACRIRAIKIDLKDLPQILGFGFVGVTIFYGSYQLAVQDVGAALASVLLYTAPAWVAFMSWLLLGEKMTLVKISAMLITISGVACVSLGPQIFGTGTEMTFTWPGIVFGLTSGFTYALYYIYGKTIFARYTTPTIFLYALPVGALCLLPFFEFTPKTGTSWMSLIALALICTYGAYSIYYAGLKWLEPTSASVIATIEPVIAAILAWLWWNESFDWTGYIGSALIISAVLMIVMENKIIAFFASGAQKVNAKTS